From Elephas maximus indicus isolate mEleMax1 chromosome 1, mEleMax1 primary haplotype, whole genome shotgun sequence, a single genomic window includes:
- the TBCCD1 gene encoding TBCC domain-containing protein 1 isoform X1 produces the protein MDQSGVLLWVKAEPFIVGALQMPRPSKFSLHYLRKISAYVRTRASEGAYPRLYWSTWRHIACGKLQLPKDLAWLYFEVFDSLVVRTPEERLEWSEVISNCTSEDEVEKQRNQLSVDSLQFLLFLYIQQLNKVSLRTSLIGEEWPSPRNRSQSPDLTEKSSCHNKNWNDYSHQAFICDHLSDLLELLLEPEQLTASFHSTHSSLVSREAVVALSFLIEGTVSGARKIYPFHELALWQPLHAESGFSKISKTFSFYKLEAWVRACLTGNPFGTSACLKSGKKLAWAHQVEGTTKRAKIACNTHVAPRMHRLVVMSQVYKQTLAKSSDTLVGAHVKIHRCNESFIYLLSPLRSVTIEKCRNSTFVLGPVQTALHLHGCDNVKAIAVCHRLSLSSTTGCVFHMLTPTRPLILSGNQAVTFAPFHTHYPMLEDHMARTGLATVPNYWDSPMVVCRESSDTSVFRLLPPCEFYVFIIPFEMEGDTTEIPGGLPPAYQKALGQREQKIQIWQKTVKEARLTKDQRKQFQVLVENKFYEWLINTGHRQQLDSLVPPAAGCKQAAG, from the exons ATGGATCAGTCCGGAGTTCTCCTGTGGGTGAAAGCAGAACCCTTTATAGTGGGCGCCTTGCAGATGCCCCGGCCGTCCAAGTTCAGCCTTCATTACCTCAGGAAGATATCTGCCTATGTGCGAACCCGGGCCTCAGAGGGAGCTTACCCACGCCTCTACTGGTCTACGTGGAGGCACATCGCATGTGGGAAGTTGCAGTTGCCTAAGGACCTGGCGTGGCTTTACTTTGAAGTATTTGATAGTCTCGTGGTGCGGACACCGGAGGAGCGCCTGGAATGGTCTGAGGTTATATCCAACTGCACATCTGAGGATGAAGTTGAAAAGCAGAGAAATCAG CTTTCTGTGGACAGCCTGCAGTTTCTGCTCTTCTTGTACATACAGCAGTTAAACAAGGTCTCCCTGAGGACGTCTTTGATTGGAGAAGAGTGGCCTAGTCCCAGAAACCGATCCCAGTCTCCCGACCTGACTGAAAAATCCAGTTGTCATAATAAG AACTGGAATGATTATAGTCACCAAGCTTTCATCTGCGACCACCTGTCAGACCTCCTTGAGCTGCTTTTGGAGCCGGAACAACTCACCGCATCCTTCCATTCGACCCACAGCAGTCTTGTCTCTCGTGAAGCTGTTGTGGCGCTCAGCTTCCTCATTGAAGGTACAGTGAGCGGAGCCAGGAAGATCTATCCATTTCATGAGCTTGCACTGTGGCAGCCGCTGCATGCAGAGAGTGGCTTCTCGAAGATCTCCAAGACCTTCTCTTTCTACAAGCTGGAAGCCTGGGTGAGAGCCTGCTTAACTGGGAATCCATTTGGTACATCTGCTTGTCTCAAGTCAGGAAAGAAATTGGCTTGGGCTCACcaag TTGAAGGGACGACCAAAAGAGCTAAGATTGCTTGTAATACTCATGTGGCCCCTAGGATGCACCGCTTGGTAGTGATGAGCCAGGTTTACAAGCAGACATTGGCCAAGAGCTCAGATACTCTGGTGGGGGCGCACGTAAAGATTCATCGGTGCAACGAGTCTTTCATCTACCTGCTGTCTCCCTTACG atCTGTGACAATTGAGAAGTGCAGGAACAGCACCTTTGTCCTGGGCCCTGTACAGACGGCTCTTCACCTCCACGGCTGTGACAATGTTAAAGCCATTGCTGTCTGCCATCGCTTGTCCCTCTCTTCCACGACAGGTTGTGTCTTTCATATGCTGACGCCTACACGCCCACTTATTCTCTCTGGTAACCAGGCAGTAACTTTTGCCCCTTTTCATACCCATTACCCAATGCTGGAGGACCACATGGCCAGGACCGGCCTTGCCACAGTGCCTAACTATTGGGATAGTCCGATGGTTGTGTGCAGAGAGAGCAGCGACACCAGCGTCTTCCGGCTCTTACCTCCTTGTGAGTTCTATGTATTTATTATTCCCTTTGAAATGGAAGGGGACACCACAGAGATACCTGGGGGCCTTCCACCTGCATACCAGAAAGCACTGGGTCAAAGAGAACAGAAGATACAAATCTGGCAGAAAACCGTGAAGGAGGCTCGCTTGACAAA AGATCAAAGGAAGCAGTTCCAGGTGCTCGTGGAGAACAAGTTTTATGAGTGGCTGATTAATACCGGGCATCGCCAACAGCTGGACAGCCTCGTGCCCCCTGCAGCAGGCTGCAAACAGGCAGCAGGCTAG
- the TBCCD1 gene encoding TBCC domain-containing protein 1 isoform X2, with the protein MDQSGVLLWVKAEPFIVGALQMPRPSKFSLHYLRKISAYVRTRASEGAYPRLYWSTWRHIACGKLQLPKDLAWLYFEVFDSLVVRTPEERLEWSEVISNCTSEDEVEKQRNQLSVDSLQFLLFLYIQQLNKVSLRTSLIGEEWPSPRNRSQSPDLTEKSSCHNKNWNDYSHQAFICDHLSDLLELLLEPEQLTASFHSTHSSLVSREAVVALSFLIEGTVSGARKIYPFHELALWQPLHAESGFSKISKTFSFYKLEAWVRACLTGNPFGTSACLKSGKKLAWAHQVEGTTKRAKIACNTHVAPRMHRLVVMSQVYKQTLAKSSDTLVGAHVKIHRCNESFIYLLSPLRSVTIEKCRNSTFVLGPVQTALHLHGCDNVKAIAVCHRLSLSSTTGCVFHMLTPTRPLILSGNQAVTFAPFHTHYPMLEDHMARTGLATVPNYWDSPMVVCRESSDTSVFRLLPP; encoded by the exons ATGGATCAGTCCGGAGTTCTCCTGTGGGTGAAAGCAGAACCCTTTATAGTGGGCGCCTTGCAGATGCCCCGGCCGTCCAAGTTCAGCCTTCATTACCTCAGGAAGATATCTGCCTATGTGCGAACCCGGGCCTCAGAGGGAGCTTACCCACGCCTCTACTGGTCTACGTGGAGGCACATCGCATGTGGGAAGTTGCAGTTGCCTAAGGACCTGGCGTGGCTTTACTTTGAAGTATTTGATAGTCTCGTGGTGCGGACACCGGAGGAGCGCCTGGAATGGTCTGAGGTTATATCCAACTGCACATCTGAGGATGAAGTTGAAAAGCAGAGAAATCAG CTTTCTGTGGACAGCCTGCAGTTTCTGCTCTTCTTGTACATACAGCAGTTAAACAAGGTCTCCCTGAGGACGTCTTTGATTGGAGAAGAGTGGCCTAGTCCCAGAAACCGATCCCAGTCTCCCGACCTGACTGAAAAATCCAGTTGTCATAATAAG AACTGGAATGATTATAGTCACCAAGCTTTCATCTGCGACCACCTGTCAGACCTCCTTGAGCTGCTTTTGGAGCCGGAACAACTCACCGCATCCTTCCATTCGACCCACAGCAGTCTTGTCTCTCGTGAAGCTGTTGTGGCGCTCAGCTTCCTCATTGAAGGTACAGTGAGCGGAGCCAGGAAGATCTATCCATTTCATGAGCTTGCACTGTGGCAGCCGCTGCATGCAGAGAGTGGCTTCTCGAAGATCTCCAAGACCTTCTCTTTCTACAAGCTGGAAGCCTGGGTGAGAGCCTGCTTAACTGGGAATCCATTTGGTACATCTGCTTGTCTCAAGTCAGGAAAGAAATTGGCTTGGGCTCACcaag TTGAAGGGACGACCAAAAGAGCTAAGATTGCTTGTAATACTCATGTGGCCCCTAGGATGCACCGCTTGGTAGTGATGAGCCAGGTTTACAAGCAGACATTGGCCAAGAGCTCAGATACTCTGGTGGGGGCGCACGTAAAGATTCATCGGTGCAACGAGTCTTTCATCTACCTGCTGTCTCCCTTACG atCTGTGACAATTGAGAAGTGCAGGAACAGCACCTTTGTCCTGGGCCCTGTACAGACGGCTCTTCACCTCCACGGCTGTGACAATGTTAAAGCCATTGCTGTCTGCCATCGCTTGTCCCTCTCTTCCACGACAGGTTGTGTCTTTCATATGCTGACGCCTACACGCCCACTTATTCTCTCTGGTAACCAGGCAGTAACTTTTGCCCCTTTTCATACCCATTACCCAATGCTGGAGGACCACATGGCCAGGACCGGCCTTGCCACAGTGCCTAACTATTGGGATAGTCCGATGGTTGTGTGCAGAGAGAGCAGCGACACCAGCGTCTTCCGGCTCTTACCTCCTT AG